From a region of the Tachypleus tridentatus isolate NWPU-2018 chromosome 1, ASM421037v1, whole genome shotgun sequence genome:
- the LOC143251996 gene encoding cuticle protein 10.9-like: protein MLKVVLLLALVAGVLGGDVINPGYYHPDDYVPPPVPYDYGFQTVDELGTEVNRQEAGDGAGRVTGAYGYTDRDGIYRLVKYIADEKGFRAEIDTSEPGTDNQNPAGVTIVSNPIPAAVKQAPILKEAVAAHPA, encoded by the exons ATGTTAAAg GTGGTCCTTCTTCTAGCTCTTGTAGCTGGTGTTTTGGGCGGCGATGTAATCAATCCAGGTTACTATCATCCAGATGATTATGTC CCTCCTCCCGTGCCTTATGACTATGGGTTTCAGACTGTCGATGAGCTTGGTACTGAAGTAAACCGCCAAGAAGCAGGAGATGGTGCCGGAAGAGTCACTGGAGCCTATGGTTACACCGATCGTGACGGCATTTATCGTCTGGTGAAGTACATCGCTGATGAAAAAGGTTTCCGTGCCGAGATTGATACCAGTGAGCCTGGTACTGATAACCAGAACCCTGCCGGGGTAACCATTGTGTCTAACCCTATTCCAGCGGCTGTGAAGCAGGCACCAATTTTAAAAGAAGCTGTCGCGGCTCACCCTGCTTAA
- the LOC143254245 gene encoding uncharacterized protein LOC143254245: protein MGPLFTIVAFLLYIPALIEGAGRQQGFGQQQLSFSQQSNYQQPGSFGSQDNFVGPPQPFDFNYNVKDEFGNSHYHQEQGDQSGDVSGSYGYTNANGLFRYVEYNAGLSGFTAKVHSNEPGVYADNPADVILNVEQPPAGLQDQYTRRTSGGSYQKPQQLPDSKYSGQDIVQRPVGYLRPGVKRTG from the exons ATGGGTCCTCTG TTTACTATTGTGGCATTTCTACTTTACATACCAGCTTTGATAGAAGGGGCTGGTCGTCAACAAGGTTTTGGACAGCAACAGCTGTCGTTTAGTCAACAAAGCAACTATCAACAGCCAGGAAGTTTTGGCTCTCAAGATAATTTTGTT GGTCCTCCTCAGCCTTTTGATTTTAACTACAATGTTAAAGATGAATTCGGCAATTCTCACTACCATCAAGAGCAGGGGGATCAAAGCGGAGATGTGTCCGGTAGCTACGGATATACGAATGCAAACGGTCTTTTCCGCTATGTAGAGTATAATGCTGGCTTGTCTGGATTCACCGCTAAAGTTCACAGTAATGAGCCGGGTGTTTATGCTGATAATCCTGCTGACGTTATTCTCAATGTAGAACAGCCTCCTGCAGGCCTCCAAGATCAATACACACGTAGGACCTCTGGAGGTAGTTATCAGAAACCGCAACAGTTACCTGATAGCAAATATTctggtcaagatatcgtacagcGTCCAGTTGGATACCTGAGACCTGGAGTGAAACGTACCGGATAA